The proteins below are encoded in one region of Struthio camelus isolate bStrCam1 chromosome 23, bStrCam1.hap1, whole genome shotgun sequence:
- the FHL3 gene encoding four and a half LIM domains protein 3 isoform X5, with the protein MQAGEGGPQTGTMTECFDCDNCKESLYGRKYIQMDNGPYCIPCYDAHFANTCDECKELIGHDCRELYYEDRHYHEHCFRCFRCDRSLADEPFTCQDEELLCNDCYCNEFSSKCIACEKTVMPGSRKLEYNGQTWHEHCFICSSCQQPIGSRSFIPDNKDYYCVPCYESKFAPRCTRCKKSLTKGGVTYRDEPWHKECFVCTGCKTPLAGQQFTSQDDNPYCIKCFGNLYAKKCSACTKPITGFGGGKYVSFEDRHWHHNCFNCARCKTSLVGKGFIPDNDEILCRDCSSDL; encoded by the exons CAGGTGAAGGAGGCCCTCAGACTGGCACCATGACAGAGTGCTTTGACTGCGACAACTGCAAGGAGTCCTTGTATGGGCGCAAGTACATCCAGATGGACAATGGCCCATATTGCATCCCCTGCTATGATGCCCACTTTGCCAACACTTGTGATGAGTGCAAAGAGCTGATCGGCCATGACTGCAGA GAACTGTACTATGAGGATCGCCATTACCATGAGCATTGCTTTCGTTGCTTCCGCTGTGACCGCTCGCTGGCTGACGAGCCATTCACCTGCCAGGACGAGGAGCTGCTGTGCAACGACTGCTACTGCAATGAGTTCTCCTCAAAATGCATTGCCTGTGAGAAGACGGTCATGCCAG GATCCCGTAAGCTGGAGTACAATGGACAAACCTGGCATGAACATTGCTTCATATGTAGCAGCTGCCAGCAGCCTATTGGGTCACGATCCTTCATCCCAGACAATAAGGATTATTACTGTGTCCCCTGTTATGAGAGCAAGTTTGCTCCTCGCTGCACTCGTTGCAAAAAG TCCCTGACGAAGGGAGGAGTGACTTACCGGGATGAGCCCTGGCACAAGGAGTGTTTCGTCTGCACGGGCTGCAAGACTCCCCTGGCTGGCCAGCAGTTCACCTCCCAGGATGACAACCCGTACTGCATTAAGTGCTTTGGCAACCTCTATGCCAAGAAGTGCAGTGCCTGCACAAAGCCCATCACAG GCTTTGGCGGTGGAAAATATGTCTCCTTTGAGGACCGTCACTGGCACCATAATTGCTTTAACTGTGCCCGCTGCAAGACCTCGCTGGTCGGGAAAGGCTTTATCCCTGACAACGACGAGATCCTGTGCCGCGACTGCAGCAGCGACCTATGA
- the FHL3 gene encoding four and a half LIM domains protein 3 isoform X6: MRTSEGGPQTGTMTECFDCDNCKESLYGRKYIQMDNGPYCIPCYDAHFANTCDECKELIGHDCRELYYEDRHYHEHCFRCFRCDRSLADEPFTCQDEELLCNDCYCNEFSSKCIACEKTVMPGSRKLEYNGQTWHEHCFICSSCQQPIGSRSFIPDNKDYYCVPCYESKFAPRCTRCKKSLTKGGVTYRDEPWHKECFVCTGCKTPLAGQQFTSQDDNPYCIKCFGNLYAKKCSACTKPITGFGGGKYVSFEDRHWHHNCFNCARCKTSLVGKGFIPDNDEILCRDCSSDL; the protein is encoded by the exons ATGAGGACAA GTGAAGGAGGCCCTCAGACTGGCACCATGACAGAGTGCTTTGACTGCGACAACTGCAAGGAGTCCTTGTATGGGCGCAAGTACATCCAGATGGACAATGGCCCATATTGCATCCCCTGCTATGATGCCCACTTTGCCAACACTTGTGATGAGTGCAAAGAGCTGATCGGCCATGACTGCAGA GAACTGTACTATGAGGATCGCCATTACCATGAGCATTGCTTTCGTTGCTTCCGCTGTGACCGCTCGCTGGCTGACGAGCCATTCACCTGCCAGGACGAGGAGCTGCTGTGCAACGACTGCTACTGCAATGAGTTCTCCTCAAAATGCATTGCCTGTGAGAAGACGGTCATGCCAG GATCCCGTAAGCTGGAGTACAATGGACAAACCTGGCATGAACATTGCTTCATATGTAGCAGCTGCCAGCAGCCTATTGGGTCACGATCCTTCATCCCAGACAATAAGGATTATTACTGTGTCCCCTGTTATGAGAGCAAGTTTGCTCCTCGCTGCACTCGTTGCAAAAAG TCCCTGACGAAGGGAGGAGTGACTTACCGGGATGAGCCCTGGCACAAGGAGTGTTTCGTCTGCACGGGCTGCAAGACTCCCCTGGCTGGCCAGCAGTTCACCTCCCAGGATGACAACCCGTACTGCATTAAGTGCTTTGGCAACCTCTATGCCAAGAAGTGCAGTGCCTGCACAAAGCCCATCACAG GCTTTGGCGGTGGAAAATATGTCTCCTTTGAGGACCGTCACTGGCACCATAATTGCTTTAACTGTGCCCGCTGCAAGACCTCGCTGGTCGGGAAAGGCTTTATCCCTGACAACGACGAGATCCTGTGCCGCGACTGCAGCAGCGACCTATGA
- the FHL3 gene encoding four and a half LIM domains protein 3 isoform X4: MGQSCSSGQAAAGFPFRVGDRQQFNTDSRSYGEGGPQTGTMTECFDCDNCKESLYGRKYIQMDNGPYCIPCYDAHFANTCDECKELIGHDCRELYYEDRHYHEHCFRCFRCDRSLADEPFTCQDEELLCNDCYCNEFSSKCIACEKTVMPGSRKLEYNGQTWHEHCFICSSCQQPIGSRSFIPDNKDYYCVPCYESKFAPRCTRCKKSLTKGGVTYRDEPWHKECFVCTGCKTPLAGQQFTSQDDNPYCIKCFGNLYAKKCSACTKPITGFGGGKYVSFEDRHWHHNCFNCARCKTSLVGKGFIPDNDEILCRDCSSDL, translated from the exons GTGAAGGAGGCCCTCAGACTGGCACCATGACAGAGTGCTTTGACTGCGACAACTGCAAGGAGTCCTTGTATGGGCGCAAGTACATCCAGATGGACAATGGCCCATATTGCATCCCCTGCTATGATGCCCACTTTGCCAACACTTGTGATGAGTGCAAAGAGCTGATCGGCCATGACTGCAGA GAACTGTACTATGAGGATCGCCATTACCATGAGCATTGCTTTCGTTGCTTCCGCTGTGACCGCTCGCTGGCTGACGAGCCATTCACCTGCCAGGACGAGGAGCTGCTGTGCAACGACTGCTACTGCAATGAGTTCTCCTCAAAATGCATTGCCTGTGAGAAGACGGTCATGCCAG GATCCCGTAAGCTGGAGTACAATGGACAAACCTGGCATGAACATTGCTTCATATGTAGCAGCTGCCAGCAGCCTATTGGGTCACGATCCTTCATCCCAGACAATAAGGATTATTACTGTGTCCCCTGTTATGAGAGCAAGTTTGCTCCTCGCTGCACTCGTTGCAAAAAG TCCCTGACGAAGGGAGGAGTGACTTACCGGGATGAGCCCTGGCACAAGGAGTGTTTCGTCTGCACGGGCTGCAAGACTCCCCTGGCTGGCCAGCAGTTCACCTCCCAGGATGACAACCCGTACTGCATTAAGTGCTTTGGCAACCTCTATGCCAAGAAGTGCAGTGCCTGCACAAAGCCCATCACAG GCTTTGGCGGTGGAAAATATGTCTCCTTTGAGGACCGTCACTGGCACCATAATTGCTTTAACTGTGCCCGCTGCAAGACCTCGCTGGTCGGGAAAGGCTTTATCCCTGACAACGACGAGATCCTGTGCCGCGACTGCAGCAGCGACCTATGA
- the FHL3 gene encoding four and a half LIM domains protein 3 isoform X1 has translation MTECFDCDNCKESLYGRKYIQMDNGPYCIPCYDAHFANTCDECKELIGHDCRELYYEDRHYHEHCFRCFRCDRSLADEPFTCQDEELLCNDCYCNEFSSKCIACEKTVMPGSRKLEYNGQTWHEHCFICSSCQQPIGSRSFIPDNKDYYCVPCYESKFAPRCTRCKKSLTKGGVTYRDEPWHKECFVCTGCKTPLAGQQFTSQDDNPYCIKCFGNLYAKKCSACTKPITGFGGGKYVSFEDRHWHHNCFNCARCKTSLVGKGFIPDNDEILCRDCSSDL, from the exons ATGACAGAGTGCTTTGACTGCGACAACTGCAAGGAGTCCTTGTATGGGCGCAAGTACATCCAGATGGACAATGGCCCATATTGCATCCCCTGCTATGATGCCCACTTTGCCAACACTTGTGATGAGTGCAAAGAGCTGATCGGCCATGACTGCAGA GAACTGTACTATGAGGATCGCCATTACCATGAGCATTGCTTTCGTTGCTTCCGCTGTGACCGCTCGCTGGCTGACGAGCCATTCACCTGCCAGGACGAGGAGCTGCTGTGCAACGACTGCTACTGCAATGAGTTCTCCTCAAAATGCATTGCCTGTGAGAAGACGGTCATGCCAG GATCCCGTAAGCTGGAGTACAATGGACAAACCTGGCATGAACATTGCTTCATATGTAGCAGCTGCCAGCAGCCTATTGGGTCACGATCCTTCATCCCAGACAATAAGGATTATTACTGTGTCCCCTGTTATGAGAGCAAGTTTGCTCCTCGCTGCACTCGTTGCAAAAAG TCCCTGACGAAGGGAGGAGTGACTTACCGGGATGAGCCCTGGCACAAGGAGTGTTTCGTCTGCACGGGCTGCAAGACTCCCCTGGCTGGCCAGCAGTTCACCTCCCAGGATGACAACCCGTACTGCATTAAGTGCTTTGGCAACCTCTATGCCAAGAAGTGCAGTGCCTGCACAAAGCCCATCACAG GCTTTGGCGGTGGAAAATATGTCTCCTTTGAGGACCGTCACTGGCACCATAATTGCTTTAACTGTGCCCGCTGCAAGACCTCGCTGGTCGGGAAAGGCTTTATCCCTGACAACGACGAGATCCTGTGCCGCGACTGCAGCAGCGACCTATGA
- the FHL3 gene encoding four and a half LIM domains protein 3 isoform X3 — MGQSCSSGQAAAGFPFRVGDRQQFNTDSRSYAGEGGPQTGTMTECFDCDNCKESLYGRKYIQMDNGPYCIPCYDAHFANTCDECKELIGHDCRELYYEDRHYHEHCFRCFRCDRSLADEPFTCQDEELLCNDCYCNEFSSKCIACEKTVMPGSRKLEYNGQTWHEHCFICSSCQQPIGSRSFIPDNKDYYCVPCYESKFAPRCTRCKKSLTKGGVTYRDEPWHKECFVCTGCKTPLAGQQFTSQDDNPYCIKCFGNLYAKKCSACTKPITGFGGGKYVSFEDRHWHHNCFNCARCKTSLVGKGFIPDNDEILCRDCSSDL; from the exons CAGGTGAAGGAGGCCCTCAGACTGGCACCATGACAGAGTGCTTTGACTGCGACAACTGCAAGGAGTCCTTGTATGGGCGCAAGTACATCCAGATGGACAATGGCCCATATTGCATCCCCTGCTATGATGCCCACTTTGCCAACACTTGTGATGAGTGCAAAGAGCTGATCGGCCATGACTGCAGA GAACTGTACTATGAGGATCGCCATTACCATGAGCATTGCTTTCGTTGCTTCCGCTGTGACCGCTCGCTGGCTGACGAGCCATTCACCTGCCAGGACGAGGAGCTGCTGTGCAACGACTGCTACTGCAATGAGTTCTCCTCAAAATGCATTGCCTGTGAGAAGACGGTCATGCCAG GATCCCGTAAGCTGGAGTACAATGGACAAACCTGGCATGAACATTGCTTCATATGTAGCAGCTGCCAGCAGCCTATTGGGTCACGATCCTTCATCCCAGACAATAAGGATTATTACTGTGTCCCCTGTTATGAGAGCAAGTTTGCTCCTCGCTGCACTCGTTGCAAAAAG TCCCTGACGAAGGGAGGAGTGACTTACCGGGATGAGCCCTGGCACAAGGAGTGTTTCGTCTGCACGGGCTGCAAGACTCCCCTGGCTGGCCAGCAGTTCACCTCCCAGGATGACAACCCGTACTGCATTAAGTGCTTTGGCAACCTCTATGCCAAGAAGTGCAGTGCCTGCACAAAGCCCATCACAG GCTTTGGCGGTGGAAAATATGTCTCCTTTGAGGACCGTCACTGGCACCATAATTGCTTTAACTGTGCCCGCTGCAAGACCTCGCTGGTCGGGAAAGGCTTTATCCCTGACAACGACGAGATCCTGTGCCGCGACTGCAGCAGCGACCTATGA